The Canis lupus familiaris isolate Mischka breed German Shepherd chromosome 14, alternate assembly UU_Cfam_GSD_1.0, whole genome shotgun sequence DNA window GgcattcctgggatccctgggtggcgcagcggtttggtgcctgtctttggcccagggcgcgatcctggagacccgggatcgaatcccacgtcgggctcccggtgcatggagcctgcttctccctctgcctgtgtctctgcctctctctctctctctctctctctctctctctctgtgactatcataaaaaaataaaaaaataaattaaaaaaaaagaaaatggcattcCTTTCCTCTAAAAATACAGTGAGGTCTATACTGAATAtaaatgtagatttatttattcatgagagacacggagagaagagacacaggcagagggagaagcaggctccacacagggagcccgaggtgggactcgatcccaggaccccagaatcatgccctgagccaaatgcagatgctcaacccctgagccacccaggcatcccctgaataTAAAAGTAAAGGGAGTTGGGTGAAGCAAACATTTTCTCATTGACGTGCAAAGTGTTTCAAGGATGAATAACGTCCGTCTAGACGTAGCAAGGGAAGGTGGGACTAGACAGGACTGCACGTCCGCTGCCTACCTCGCCCTCAGTGTCCTGCTGGGGTAGTCGGTCCCTGTGGCCTGCAGATGGGACTGGGGATGGCAGGTCTCACTGTAGCTTCTTTCGTGTACACCAGAGGGCAGAAGCTCCTTGGCATGTGTGTGAGGGAACCACGCAGGAGAAAGCCTGACGTTCCTGAGAAACGTGCATAGAAACTCAGAAAGAATCAAGCCCCTGGGGAGAAAGGGCCGTGGATGACATGTGCTCTCGGCCATCCGACCGCCCACTCACAGCGCTGTTTGGTAGCTGCTGGGAGCCCCAGGGGGTGTCTGACGGTCACCCTGGGTTGTCACCACCCTATCCTGCCCTTGTTGGCTGCGGTCTGGGGGCCCGGGCCAGCTGGCCTCTGCGGGTTAATACCCGGGCGCCTAGGGTGGCGCAAGTGCTGGCAACGGGTCAGCTTCCACAGTCACAGCGGCCAAATAAGGACATTAACTTCGGCCCAGTAAGAACCTTCTCCGTTACCAGTTGAATCAAGGCAAAGTGGCTTCTTTTGAAAGCATAGTTTCAGTAATACCTTCACGAGAAACCttaagacattttgaaaaaagttaGTATTTGGAACCTGACATTGCTTGGCTAGACGAACCCTAAATCTAGTCCGGCATCGTGCTGGGGTTCCGGGGCCTGCGGGAGCACCCGTGCGCTGAAGGAAGGCAAAGGACCACAGAGTTTGCAAAAAGTTTTATTACAGTTGCttctgaacagtttttttttttttttttttcctggtaaccTAGCAGGCAAAGCTCACATTTTTGTAAGTAATTTGCATGCTATTACTCTCCCCACACTGAATTATATGATTCTTGAGGCTGGGATGTTTTTTTGTTGCATGCGCTCTGTGCTTTTAACTTTTGATAGAAGTGATTTagacttgatttaaaaaattaattcctgaATGTGAAGAGGCACCGACTCTGAAATGGAATTAAGGAACAAATTACCATGACTCACTCAATAAAGCTCCCTATTAGCTCTGGATTAAGCCCTATTATAACAATTCTGATCCCGTGGCAAGCGGTGCCGGTGTGCTATTTCTGTGCTTTGATTCCGAGCacctatgggaaaaaaaagagcaaagcaatTTTCCATAGACAACTATTTTgtcagaatatttatttgtagGTAGTGAAAGGAGTCTCAAATGATAATAAGAATCAGCTGTGAGCGTTGATCTAAGCTGGAGGAAAACGGACTTACTTACATGTTGTGGGGCAAAGGTCTGAGAAAGGGCTCCATCGACCGGCTGCTGCTTTGGTCGGTCTTAATGGGATCTGCAAAGCAGCGTGAGGGAGGGGGGCTGAGCTAGTGGGATGCAGAATTTAGTGACTGTGGCCTCTCCAGCCCCGCTGGTTGCTGCCCTATACGGAGAGATAGCAACAACTGGATGTCAACAGCATGGGCCCCGGTTTCAGGGGCCCATGCCATCCTATATCCGTTTTCGCCCTTGGGGGCCGCGAACCACAGCCCGCCAACTCCATTTTCCTTACTAGTTCCTTATTGTCCTCTTGCATGttgagttaatttaaaaatatatgaaagtggcatccatttatttttgtgacttCACCCTGAAGAAGAAATTCACTTTCAGGGCACTTCCTAGCTTATTCTAAGTTCCTGCCTTAGTGCTTTTGGGTTTGATGTTGTGCTGAGTCACCTTTGTAGTCACTAGAAGCAAGCTTGGCTCATAATTTGGAGATTTAATCAGCTGCCCTGCTCTTAGGTTAGCTCACTGCGGCCAGGATTTTCTGGTTGGTCCTCCACTTTGTAAACGTCGATTGAGCTTCAGTATGAGATCTGAGCGATCGGAATTCCGTTCCTAAAGGGGAAGCTAAGGCCTAAGGACGTTATGTCAGAGATCCAAAAATGAACCACACGTCAGTCACCAGGCCCAAAATAGAAGCTGTGGCTGGAGTGAGGATCCTGTgatgtgacacacacacaacCTTTAGCCCTCATCAAATATTAGTATTTGGGATAATAAAGTATAAgagatgataaaatgcaaaacatttctaaaagaataGAGATCTGTGACCGGGGCTCAGCCATTCTGGTTTCATCTATGAGAGGATAAGATCGGATTGATCTCCAAGGCTCCTTTATTTtacatgctgctgctgctgctgctttttaaagaaatgatcatGTCATTCCCTTAGGAATGCTCCATGAGGTATATTTGGAATTCAGTAATATCAATATCTAAGGTGCTTCAGTAGCAGCTAATCTAAGATACCcagagaattctattttttttgttaattaaaatttcaagataACTGAACCACCTTGTTTAGTTTTTAGCTTTGAGAAAACGTTTAATTAGaccatgacattttaaaaaaagatttatctgttcatttcagagagagagcatgtgtgatgggaggagcagagggagagggagagcatcccaagcagactccccgctgagcttgGAGCTGGGATTGGGGCTCGaccccaccaccctgagatcatgagccgagatcaagaggcAGGtgcagctgactgagccacctaactCCCCAGGCCATTTTGAACCCACTGTCTTCCTTAGGGCTTTGGGAGCATATTTTTTCCCAAGTACTAGTGGGTTTCAGGTATCACTGGGACATTCttggttttaatattttagacGGCAATGTAGTCTACTTAGTAAACGGCTGATTCTTTTATCAGATCTTCTACAAGTGTtcacacctttctttttttctgaatttggtttctcctacttttcttcattctgtaactgctattaaaggaaaatttttaaatgtttatgggACAAAGCGTATGGCTTTATATCAGCAGGCACAGAGTTTACGGACTTTACCAGAGTCCAGGTGGATAGCACATGGGGATTTTTTACACCCAGTTTTATTTCTATGcttgtatttattattaactGCCTCAAATTCTTTTGGAAATGGTGAGCTTCAAAtcttgaatgaaatattttagttgcTCCGACTTCACAAAAGTCACTGGCGTGTACGTTTGACATTGGGCATTTGAAGAATAGGATTGGTGCCCACCCTAAGGAGTTTGCAGGCAGTTGGGAAAGTCAAAGATGTGGCAATAAATGCTGGAAAACTGTAGAAGTGTTCTGATGGGAGAATGCACCGCGTCGAGCAAAGGCACAAAGGAAAAGCAGGTTGATTCTTAGAGGACCTGAGGTTTGAGCTGAGCCTTGAAAGACAGCGAGGGAGGGatgtggagaagaaaggaggacaCGGCGAACTCTGAAGCAAGAGGCCCGCTCGCAGCCCTGCAACTACCTGTACCATCTGGGCCTTTCACCAGCCGAGCTTCGATTTCCTCCCTCGTGGGAAGGAGGGGGACCAGACCAGACCGTGTCTATACTCCCTTTCACATCAAGGCCCTGAATCACCAGTAGACTCATTTTAGGCAAAGAGGGAACTGTGACAGAGATGGCTTTGACAGTAATTTGAATTTGTCTTCCTAGAGCCCTTCATTTCATGTACTTAAAAGGCCACAAGGTCTCTGTTGTCCTGGAGAGACCTCTTAAAATAGACCTTTGGAACCATTCAGGCTTTTCAGGGTTGCTTGAAGTTGTGCTTCAAGAAAATAGTACCTTAAATGTAagcctcacttaaaaaaaaaaaaaaaaaagattttatttatttgagagacagagaatgagcaagagagagagcacgagcggggtgaggggtggagggagaagcaggctccccattcggcagggagcctgatgcaggggtgaaacccaggaatctgggatcacaaaGGCagacttaacccactgagccactcaggtgccccgtaagcctcacttttaaaattctgtattataTAAGTGACCTCGATCTAAGGAAATTCAGGAGGAAGAGACCTCAGATGTCCCAGAGTCTAGCCTCCAACCCACCGTATGGTTCCTGTCTGTAGCCCCTGAGCTTGCAAAGATTTTGTCTGGAGGACTGAGCCAGCATCTCCTGGCTAAAGGATACATTTAGGGTAGAGACTCTTTTGCCACATTGAGGGAGAATATAACAATTGCAGTTTTGCACAGTCGATTGAGCGctcaactcctgatttcagctcaggccgtgatctcagggttgtgggatcaagccccgtgtcaggctcctgtcAGTgtggcgtctgcttgagattctctctctctcctctctctgcccctcacccctgctctctctgtctcaaaaaaaccccaaaaacaaaccacatagaatctttaaaagaaaattgcagttttgttttaaagcctcATGCAATTAGGAGGGTTCATGGTGCTGTTCTCTTCCTCCCTCGGAATCTTTGGGCCACAGGCCAACTGGCTTAGTCTTATCTTTCTGTGCCTTTATACCTACTTTTCTTGGGTGAAGAATTTGAGGCATCTCAGCAGAACATACATGCTGTCATAAAGAAAGctgtgtagggcagcccgggtggctcacttagtgccactttcagcccaaggcgtgatcctggagacccaggatcgagtcccacgtcgggctccctgcatggagcctgcttctccctctgtctgtgtctctgcctctctctatgtgtgtctctcatgaattaaaaaaaaaaaaaggctatgtaAAAGtgaattacaaaatgaaaagcaggCCCAGGGAAAGCAGGGAGAGCTGAGAAATccgaggaggcagggaggggaggacgTTCAGAGAAGTGAGACATCAAGGGCTCAGCTTGGGCCACTCACTGGAGCTGAGCCACTGAGCAAAAGAACAGGCCCCAAGGGGTCCCCACAGGCCCTGGGCCCCTGGACGACCTAGCTTTAATGGGGCTTCAGCTGGGGGTAAGGCATGTGGCTGCGGCCTCCCGCGGCCTGTGACTCCTGTGACGTGGGGCTCCCGGGCCCAGCCTTCCACCTCATGGCAGGTTTTCTTCCAGGAACGATGACTCACTGCTCCCCAGATGCCGGCTCTCGGGGTTCGCCCGAGGGGAGGAAGCTGTACGTCGTGGACTCCATAAACGACCTACACAAGCTCAGCCTCTGTCCCGCCGGGTCACAGCCCCTGTTCCGTATGTGTGCCCTCCCAGCTTGCTGGCCCTCCCGGCTTCCAGGCCACCTGCAGACGGTCGCTGCTGGTGTGGACCTGGGTTAGGGGGAAGATAGTTGGGGGGGACCGGGGTGGGGGGTAGGAACAGCTTAGGAGGGAAGTGCTAGTTATTATTAggcagtttttggttttgttctcttAGTCTTTGACAGGCTTATGGGCTTCCTTGGCTCCTAAGCAAGATTTGGGATCTGTCTTCAAGGGTGCTGAGAAGTCCTGGGGCGCTGTCCCCCGGCCAGGCGTGGGGGCTCCCAGAGGCTCCTCATCCCTCTCGGCTGCTGCCGGACCTTCCGGGGACCACAGCCAGGCCCCCCGGGTGCCCATTTCCCTGGACAGCTCTCGTTCATTCATAGCGGATTGCAGAGAAGATGCCTGCACACGTTCATCCCGCTTTTACAAAGTCCTGAAGATGTTGTTGGGCTAAGAAGTCCCCTTCGTTTCCTACTTCCACGTTGCAAATGGCCCCAGTTAAAGGGTGAACACGGGAAGGGGAAAAGCAAAACTCTACTAAATACTAAGCCCCATTTTTCCAGCTTCAACTTTGACATTCAAACACAGGCCCTAATATTCCACTGGCCGCCTGTTGCGTTCCCGCCCCAAATCCACATCTATTAGTCCCCTTCTAAATCCTTCCCGAGGTCTCACTATCTGCTTCATTTTGGTGTGTTCAGGTTCTCACTTGCTTTCACTGCCGCCAGTCTCATAGACAGGTCCTGGGGGCCAGCTAGGGCCGTCGCTTCCATGAGGGAGCACGGTGGTGGCAGGGCACGGGGCTGTGCTCCGCAGCCCAGGACAAGGCCACCCACCGGGCTAGGCTGCGGGACTAGGCGGCGGGACTGATGCTGCGGGAGAGGACACACGGGGCGGCAGCAGCCTGCGTTACCCTCAGTTTCTCGATGTCAGTTAATTTACCTAGAGTGTCACTGGGCACACAGGCCTCACGGCGTGATGGCCAGACGCAGGCATTTCAGGCTGCGGGGACCCCAGCTGCGTTCCGGGGTGCAGGCTGATTCCAGGGCACCGCATGGGAAGAACCCTGTTTGGGGAGCAGGGCCCTCCCAAGGAAGCTCTAAGGAGCCCTGAATACCTCGGGCCGTTTTCCTGTTTAAATGGACAGAGGCTCCCCTATGGCTCCTCCATAGCTTCCCCGATGGCTCCCCGATGGCTCCCTGATGGTTCCCCTGATGGCTCCCTGATGGTTCCCCCATGGTTCCCCCATGGCTCCCCCGATGGCTCCCCCGGTGGCTCCCCCAATGGCTCCCCCATGGCTCCCCGATGGTTCCTTGATGGCTCCCCTGATGGTTTCCCCAATGGCTCCTGATGGCTACCCCAATGGTTCCCCTGAGGGCTCCGGATGGCTCCCCTGATGGTTCCCCCCCCCAATGGCTCCCCATGACTCCCCGATGGCTCCCTGATGGTTTCCCCGGTGGCTCCCCGATATTTCCCCCAATGGCTCCCC harbors:
- the LSMEM1 gene encoding leucine-rich single-pass membrane protein 1 isoform X3; amino-acid sequence: MTHCSPDAGSRGSPEGRKLYVVDSINDLHKLSLCPAGSQPLFRMCALPACWPSRLPGHLQTVAAAPQEELPDTRDPGHGGRGLFFMGLITVLIVSLALVSFVIFLTDWKQDG